The genomic window GTGCATCTCCAGCGCTCGGGCCTCCTCGATCAGGTCGATCACGGCGTGCTGGTCCGAGCCGAGGGAGAGCCGCACGCCGGCGTCGGCCAGCGCCCGGGCGGGGCCGATGCCGTCGGCGAGGTCGCGCTCGGTCGTCGGGCAGAAGCAGGCGGTGGCATGGGCGCCGCCGAGCAGACCGATGTCGGTCTCGGTGAGGTGGGTGGCGTGGACGGCGGTCAGGTTCGGGCCCAGCACGCCCTCCTGCGCCAGCAGCTGGGTCGGCGTCAGGCCGTAGGCCGCCAGGGCGGCCTCGTTCTCCGCCGGCTGTTCCGAGAGGTGGATGTGGAGCGGATCCACCCCGTCGGCGACTCCGCAGCCGGGCACCAGCGCGAGCTGGTCACGAGGCACCGCCCGGACCGAGTGGATGGCACCGCCGAGCCGCAGGTGCTCCGGGCCACCGGCCGTGTGGTCGGCCAGCCCGGAGACCCGCTGCGCCCAGGCGGCCACGTCGGCGTCGCCGAAGCGCAGCTGGGGGCCCTCGAGCGGCAGGTGACCGTCGGCGGTGAGGCCACCGGACAGATAGCAGGTGTCCAGCAGCGTCAGCCTGATCCCGGCGTCGCGCGCGGCCTCGACGAGCGCCAGCCCCATCGCGTTGGGGTCGTCATAGGGGGTGCCGCCGGGGCCGTGGTGCAGGTAGTGGAACTCCCCGACCGCGGTGATCCCGGCCAGGGCCATCTCGGCATAGGTCACCCGGGCGAGCTGCAGATAGCTGTCGGGGTCGAGCCGGTTCGCCACGGCATACATCCCCTCCCGCCAGGTCCAGAAGGTGCCGCCGCCGTGGTGGGTGCGCCCGCGCAGCGCGCGATGGAAGGCGTGACTGTGGCAGTTGGCCAGGCCGGGCAGCACCACCCCGGGCAGTCGCTCTGCGCCGTCGGAGGCGGCCTGCGCGGCCGGGACGCCGGCGCTCACCGCGGAGAACCGTCCGTCGGTGACGACGAAGAGCACGTCGCGAGCCAGGCCGTCCGGCAGCTGCGCCCACTCGGCGTGCCACCGCCGCTCGCCCGTCATCTCCCCACCCATTTTCGTAGCGGTTTCGCTGCTCCGGCCCGCATTTTCGTAGTGGTTCTGCTGCTCTCCAGCACCTGCTCGAGGGTCCGGTCGACAGACCCTGTCGTCACGATCTCGTGGTCGGCGACGCTCCGCAGCAGCGGCTCCACCTCGGCCAGGTCGGCCAGCACCTGCGCCTCCTGCTCCGGCGTCTTGCCGAAGTCGTTGGTGTCCCGGTCCCGCAGCCGCTGCCGGATCACCTCGGCCGGGGCGCTGAGCAGCACCGTGAGGTCGAAGTCGTCGCGGAAGGCCACCTGGTTGCGGGCGCACCCGGCGACGAAAAGGAGCTCCTCGGGACCGTCCAGCAGCGCCCGCACCCGGTCCTCCAGCCACAGCACCTCGCCGGGCTGACCGATGCTCTCGGTGGTGTAACCGTCGTCGGTGTCGACCGCTGCATATCCACGCTGCCGCAGCAGGCCGACCAGGGTCGACTTGCCGACCGCGGACATCCCGGTGAGAAGGATGCGGAGTCGCCGGGTCACGAGGTCACCAGGTCGGTGACACAGGTGGTGAGGGCGTCGACCCCCGCGTGGCAGTCGTCACGCTCGGCGAACTCCTCGGGGCTGTGCGAGACCCCCGTCGGGTTGCGCACGAAGAGCATCGCCGACGGCACCCCGGCCGTGGCGAGGATGCCCGCGTCATGGCCGGCACCGGTGCCCAGGACGGGCACGCTGAGCTCCTCGTCGGTGCCCAGCGCGGTCCGCAGCCGGTTGCTGAGCCCCTCGTCGAAGCGGGTCGTCGCGGTCCAGGACTCCTCGGTGACCGTCGCCCCGAAGTCACCTGCGCGAGAACGCAGCTCCTCAACGGTCGCGCGCACCTGACCCTCGTCCGCGCCGCGGCTGTCGAGCCAACCGGTCACCTGGCTGGGGATCGCGTTGACACCGCCCGGCGTGACGGCGACCTTGCCGACGGTGGCCACGCAGCCACGGGTCTGGGCGACCCGGCGCGCACCGAGCACGAGGTCGGCATAGCCCAGCATCGCGTCCTGTCGGTCCTCCAGCCGGGTCGTCCCCGCGTGGTTGGCCTCGCCGGGGAAGTCGAACCGCCAGCGGCCGTGCGGCCAGATGTCGCTGGCTACCGCGACCGGCGCACCGAGGTCGACGAGGGCCCGCCCCTGCTCGACGTGCAGCTCCACAAAGGCCCCGACCCGGCGCAGCGCCTCCTCGTCCCGGCCCACCGCGCCCGGGTCACGCCCGGCGGCGACCAGCGCGTCGGCCATGCTGACGCCGTCGTGGTCGGTCAGCCCCAGCGCCCGCTCGGCCGTCATCGCGCCGGTGATCACTCGCGACCCGGCGCAGGCCACCCCGAACCGGGCTCCCTCCTCGTCGACGAAGTTGACCACCGCGAGGGGCCGGTCGGGCCGGATCCCGCTCTCCCGCAACGCATCGACGACGGTGAGGGAGGAGACGACGCCGAGCGGTCCGTCATACGCACCACCGTCCGGGACGGAGTCCAGGTGCGAGCCGATGGCCACCCCTGGGTTGCCCTGGCGCACAGCATCATCGACGGTGCCCGGCCCGTCCCACCACCAGGCCCACTGGTTGCCCATCCGGTCCTCGACCAGATCCAGCCGCCGCGCGGCGCACTCCCCCGCGAACCACTCGCGCAGCGTGTGGTCCTCGCGGGTCCAGGCGAAGCGGCGGTAGCCGCCCGATCCCACCCGGCCGACCGGCCCGAGGTCGGCCCACATGCGGTCGAACGAGGCGGTCACCGGTGCGGTCATCATGCCTTCAGCCTAGGTCTGCGGCGCAGGGGCCGCACTGCCCCCAGCGAGGCCGCGTCCCACTGGTGGGACACTTCGAGCGCCTCAGCCCAGCTCGACCCGCCCGGCCTCGGCCATCAGCACCGCCGACAGGCGGACCGGCTCGCCGGAGCGGAGCTGGATCGGGCCGCGGGCCATGCCGAAGGCCTTGAGGGCTGCGGTGACGTCCTGCACCTGGGGATGCTTGATGCGGAACGTCTGGAACAGCACCGACGGCAGGCCATCGCTGGGGTGCGGGGTCTGTCCCCAGTCGATGAGGAAGGGGATGCCGGAGTCCCTGGTCTCTGTGGGCGTCATCTGCCAGGCGAGCTCGGTGCCGTCAGGTGCCTTGCGCGACATGGTGAACGGCTCACCCGGGTCATAGCCCGCCTCCCGGGCACGGGCCACCACGGCGGGCAGGTCGTCGACCTGGACCGCCCAGCCGACCAGGGTGGGTCCGGTCAGCTCGTCGACCCGGAACGGGCGCGGCCGCGTCGGGTCCGGCTGGTCGGGGTCGGGAGCGACCAGCTCGAGATACTGCCGACCGCCCAGGCCTAGGAGCGAGTTGCGGGTGCCCCACCCTTGGTGCGACCCACCGCGGCGAGGGGCGACGCCGAGCTGCCCCTCGACATACGCCTCCAGGTCGTCCAGATCGGGGCCACCGATGATGATGTGGTCCAGCTTCGCCGCCACTGCCTACTCCTTCGTCGTCACGTCGGCGACCTGCGCCGCCAGGGCCTTGAGCGCCTCGCCCGCCTGCACCGTCAGGCCGACCCCGTGGTCGCCACCGCCCATCGAGATCGGGCGGTCCGGCTCGGCGACCAGGGTGTCGGCGATGACCGGCCACGCCGTGGTCGAGCCGAACGGAGTGATCGTGCCGCGCTCATAGCCGGTGGCCTCGCGCGCCGTCTCCGCGTCCGGCATCGACAGGCGGCTGACGCCGAGCAGGGCCCGCAGCTTGGGCCAGGAGATCTCGCGGTCACCGGGGACCAGGACGAAGAGGTAGTCGTCCTCGGCCCGCCGGACTACGAGGGTCTTGATCAGGTCGTGCGGCTCCACGCCACGAGCGGCGGCGGCCTCCTCCAGGCTCTTGACCCGGCCGTGCCGCGTCACCTGATGGGTCAGTCCGGCGGCCTCAACAGCCGCGATCGCGCTCTTCTCAGCCATGGAGCCAACATAGTGGCGCCCGCCCCACCGTGTGGGACGGGCGCCAGGACCATGCGGTCAGGACTGCTGCGGGGTCAGCGTGAAGCCGACGCCCTCGTCCGTCTGGGTCGCGTCCAGCATCTGGCCCTCGAGCAGCGGGGCGGCGTTGTCGGCGAGATAGACGTTGCCGTCACCCGCATCCGCGGCCACGTCGGTGGCCTCGGGCTCGCGCACGACGCTCACCTCGAGCTGGCTCTGGTCGGGGCCGACGGCCAGGCGCACGCCCGCGGTCTGGGGGAGCTCCTCGCTGTCGGTCAGGCCCTTGACGACGGCCTTGGCAGTGTCAGAAACAGTCAGCATGTGTGTGGATCCTTGTCTTCGGTGCGGTCGCCGACAGTTAAGTGTCGGCGTCGACGCTGGCGACCACCTCACGGGGCAATGCGCACGCGCCTCGGACACCTCCACACTGGTCGAAGACCGGGGGGTGATGTCAAGTCGGCCCCGTGGGAAGGGCTTCTGGCGTATGCCGCGGCGCAGGTCAGTCGTGGCCAGGGCACCAGACGATGGTCGGCTCGGGACCGCCCTGCCGATGAAACGACATCCCACTATGGGATGCATTAAGGTATGGTGTCGTCATGACCACACAGATTGCGATCCGGCTGCCGGATGAGCTCGTGGCCTTCCTCGACCGCGCTGTCGCCGAGGGCCGGGCGTCCAGCCGCGCGTCGGTGGTGACCTCTGCGCTCGAGCGCGAGATCCGCCGTCAACTGGCCGAGCAGGACGCCGAAATCCTCCGCGTCGTCGGGCCCGAGGACGACCTGGACGACCTCGTCTTCTGGACCGTGCCCAACGCCGCGACCGAGGACTAGCCGATGCGTGAAATCTGCCTGGCCCGGCTCGACAAGACGCGCCCGGTGCTGGTGCTGACCCGGGAGGCGACCAGGGGCACGATGAC from Ornithinimicrobium cryptoxanthini includes these protein-coding regions:
- a CDS encoding allantoate amidohydrolase, which produces MMTAPVTASFDRMWADLGPVGRVGSGGYRRFAWTREDHTLREWFAGECAARRLDLVEDRMGNQWAWWWDGPGTVDDAVRQGNPGVAIGSHLDSVPDGGAYDGPLGVVSSLTVVDALRESGIRPDRPLAVVNFVDEEGARFGVACAGSRVITGAMTAERALGLTDHDGVSMADALVAAGRDPGAVGRDEEALRRVGAFVELHVEQGRALVDLGAPVAVASDIWPHGRWRFDFPGEANHAGTTRLEDRQDAMLGYADLVLGARRVAQTRGCVATVGKVAVTPGGVNAIPSQVTGWLDSRGADEGQVRATVEELRSRAGDFGATVTEESWTATTRFDEGLSNRLRTALGTDEELSVPVLGTGAGHDAGILATAGVPSAMLFVRNPTGVSHSPEEFAERDDCHAGVDALTTCVTDLVTS
- a CDS encoding VOC family protein translates to MAAKLDHIIIGGPDLDDLEAYVEGQLGVAPRRGGSHQGWGTRNSLLGLGGRQYLELVAPDPDQPDPTRPRPFRVDELTGPTLVGWAVQVDDLPAVVARAREAGYDPGEPFTMSRKAPDGTELAWQMTPTETRDSGIPFLIDWGQTPHPSDGLPSVLFQTFRIKHPQVQDVTAALKAFGMARGPIQLRSGEPVRLSAVLMAEAGRVELG
- a CDS encoding formimidoylglutamate deiminase, with product MTGERRWHAEWAQLPDGLARDVLFVVTDGRFSAVSAGVPAAQAASDGAERLPGVVLPGLANCHSHAFHRALRGRTHHGGGTFWTWREGMYAVANRLDPDSYLQLARVTYAEMALAGITAVGEFHYLHHGPGGTPYDDPNAMGLALVEAARDAGIRLTLLDTCYLSGGLTADGHLPLEGPQLRFGDADVAAWAQRVSGLADHTAGGPEHLRLGGAIHSVRAVPRDQLALVPGCGVADGVDPLHIHLSEQPAENEAALAAYGLTPTQLLAQEGVLGPNLTAVHATHLTETDIGLLGGAHATACFCPTTERDLADGIGPARALADAGVRLSLGSDQHAVIDLIEEARALEMHERLDTLQRGRFSPEQLLAAATAHETIGWPDAGRLELGARADLVAVRLDTPRTAGSHPAQILLSATAADVDTVVVDGHEIVCEGRHRLETSSRLGAQLAAALNPLWDRLPPAGVRRGD
- a CDS encoding ribbon-helix-helix domain-containing protein, whose translation is MTTQIAIRLPDELVAFLDRAVAEGRASSRASVVTSALEREIRRQLAEQDAEILRVVGPEDDLDDLVFWTVPNAATED
- a CDS encoding aminoacyl-tRNA deacylase, which encodes MAEKSAIAAVEAAGLTHQVTRHGRVKSLEEAAAARGVEPHDLIKTLVVRRAEDDYLFVLVPGDREISWPKLRALLGVSRLSMPDAETAREATGYERGTITPFGSTTAWPVIADTLVAEPDRPISMGGGDHGVGLTVQAGEALKALAAQVADVTTKE
- a CDS encoding Fe-S cluster assembly protein HesB, which produces MLTVSDTAKAVVKGLTDSEELPQTAGVRLAVGPDQSQLEVSVVREPEATDVAADAGDGNVYLADNAAPLLEGQMLDATQTDEGVGFTLTPQQS
- a CDS encoding AAA family ATPase, producing MTRRLRILLTGMSAVGKSTLVGLLRQRGYAAVDTDDGYTTESIGQPGEVLWLEDRVRALLDGPEELLFVAGCARNQVAFRDDFDLTVLLSAPAEVIRQRLRDRDTNDFGKTPEQEAQVLADLAEVEPLLRSVADHEIVTTGSVDRTLEQVLESSRTTTKMRAGAAKPLRKWVGR